From Apium graveolens cultivar Ventura chromosome 9, ASM990537v1, whole genome shotgun sequence, the proteins below share one genomic window:
- the LOC141686427 gene encoding uncharacterized protein LOC141686427 — MDGENQNNNENQGNNDEGGNVFDQLAETLAVLVNQQPKPNIVSQFKRLNPPTFDGATDPAIVEMWIQEMEKAFGLLGSNEGQKVTLAVYQLQGSAYDWWLMEKRKNETTNLEENHEPYTWAKFKKALEDKYFPRTVRLQKERDFIRLQQGGRTVIEYEAEFAKLAKYASTLVADESSRARRLEEGLRSDIRNSVASFELQTYEAVLNKALVIERGLAESEKASGSWNKRRITQTSGQSFQEGPLKKPHVYDNIGGQGDRETCTRCGKNHPDKVCRWNTGACFHCGEVGHKISNCPHNPPPPPRKEADNKMGKGRVFQLTGNDNYRN, encoded by the coding sequence ATGGATGGAGAAAATCAGAACAACAATGAAAATCAGGGCAATAATGATGAAGGAGGAAACGTCTTTGACCAGCTGGCTGAAACTCTAGCTGTACTTGTGAATCAGCAACCGAAGCCCAACATCGTCTCTCAATTCAAGCGTTTGAACCCGCCAACTTTTGATGGAGCTACAGACCCGGCTATCGTTGAGATGTGGATCcaagagatggaaaaagctttcGGACTTCTGGGGAGCAATGAGGGACAGAAGGTGACCTTAGCTGTGTACCAATTGCAAGGAAGCGCTTACGACTGGTGGCTTATGGAAAAGAGAAAGAATGAGACGACAAATCTTGAAGAAAATCATGAACCGTACACTTGGGCAAAGTTCAAGAAGGCTTTAGAGGACAAGTACTTTCCGAGAACAGTTCGTCTGCAGAAAGAGAGGGACTTCATTCGACTTCAACAAGGTGGAAGAACCGTCATTGAATACGAAGCAGAATTTGCAAAGCTTGCGAAGTACGCGTCGACCCTAGTAGCAGATGAGAGCAGTCGAGCACGAAGATTAGAGGAGGGACTTCGAAGTGACATCAGGAATTCAGTGGCGTCGTTTGAACTTCAGACGTACGAGGCTGTCCTCAACAAGGCGTTAGTGATCGAAAGGGGCTTGGCAGAATCTGAAAAGGCGTCTGGCAGTTGGAATAAGAGGCGGATCACTCAAACTAGTGGGCAATCTTTTCAAGAGGGACCACTCAAGAAGCCACACGTGTACGATAACATCGGGGGTCAAGGTGATCGAGAGACGTGTACCAGGTGCGGCAAGAATCATCCGGACAAAGTCTGTCGTTGGAATACAGGTGCTTGTTTTCATTGCGGAGAAGTAGGACATAAGATTTCGAATTGTCCGCACAATCCGCCACCGCCACCAAGGAAGGAAGCAGATAACAAGATGGGCAAAGGACGTGTGTTTCAGCTGACAGGAAATGACAACTATCGCAATTAA